A window of the Scophthalmus maximus strain ysfricsl-2021 chromosome 8, ASM2237912v1, whole genome shotgun sequence genome harbors these coding sequences:
- the arhgef38 gene encoding rho guanine nucleotide exchange factor 38: MDPKEAGGSEKEKEKEKEKGIKRRNRPVFLRYLERRKTDTIVTDDMAKGDINLGTLVRRSQSDKTEYSAKLKEKMTPHDLSTPPSPALDPEEVRLRKMNRRAKVIQELVQTEKDYLTDLELCIREVVQPLRNMQVVDIDRLFTNMETVCEVSAALLHRLHEALADPDPEAVVIGEVFIQVKAALEDVYKVYCYHHDDANMSLELYEKEEEIKQHFTTCILALKKIYDQEGKPNLLNMGSLLIKPVQRVMKYPLLLGELWQATPEDHPDNRPLQEAFTAAKIINVNINEFKRRKDMVMKYKRLEDEGTLRGKLHKFNIHSIRKKGDRFAGYLKILTGVEPQVRDEVFDREEKLFRGLEKAVRQLVKNVHCYLQQTQEMVSVAIQKVQDMENIVKDPNKNGTNGSLHNNGNDPYKHFKDSMERLVLAPLSSLQGMFTAPQKLIQKRYDKLLDYCSRLERSSSFSSPSSTASSSPSPVSEDPAGPARRDYEALNALLVEELQRFNVAAHTILTNCVVYLAALLRELMDSILLRAPSIQQLPAPLSNIGEVQNSIMDELNNLAFVKDNAQKLMERKVSFERQRDKKVTMTEVQHQTEEQRALLLAEYPLNRLYQLKRKCNGCQEQDLSLLEGELVALLEDTDPLGSSSRWLVHTGGTQGYVYSTFVKQYNPLRASQRAGQMVKEQQPAQQHQQQQQPPPAMVEDDFDDLSLFVSGSGSSSLRSFNLTTTDSCSTLSGLQGEPESPEDLEDTLDTEAQQFYAVYAFRARCDQELTLQEYQHVRILQFSDLGGNKDWWLAEANGQKGYVPANYLGRMSYA, from the exons ATGGATCCCAAAGAGGCTGGCGGgagtgagaaggagaaggaaaaagagaaggagaagggaatAAAGAGGAGGAACCGGCCTGTGTTCCTGCGATACCTGGAAAGGAGAAAGACGGACACTATTGTGACTGATGACATGGCCAAAGGTGACATCAACCTCGGGACGCTGGTGAGGCGGAGTCAGTCTGACAAAACGGAGTACAGCGCTAAACTTAAAG aGAAAATGACACCACACGACCTGTCCACACCCCCGTCTCCAGCCTTGGACCCAGAGGAGGTCCGCTTGAGGAAGATGAACCGAAGGGCAAAGGTCATTCAGGAGCTTGTGCAGACTGAAAAGGACTACCTCACCGACCTGGAGCTGTGCATCAGAGAGGTGGTACAGCCTCTGCGAAACATGCAG GTTGTGGATATCGATCGGCTGTTCACCAAcatggagactgtgtgtgaggTATCTGCAGCACTGCTCCACAGACTGCATGAGGCCCTGGCTGACCCTGATCCAGAAGCAGTTGTAATAG gaGAAGTTTTCATCCAGGTGAAGGCAGCTTTAGAAGATGTATATAAGGTTTACTGTTACCATCACGATGACGCCAACATGTCGCTCGAATTGTacgagaaagaggaagaaataaagCAACATTTCACCACATGCATATTAGCACTGAA GAAGATCTACGACCAAGA GGGCAAACCCAACCTGCTGAACATGGGTTCACTGCTCATCAAACCTGTCCAGAGGGTCATGAAGTACCCGCTGCTGCTTGGGGAGCTGTGGCAGGCCACACCTGAAGACCACCCTGACAACCGCCCCCTGCAGGAGGCATTCACTGCTGCCAAGATCATAAATGTTAACATCAATGAGTTCAAGAGGCGGAAGGACATGG TTATGAAGTATAAGAGGTTGGAAGATGAAGGCACGTTGAGGGGTAAACTACACAAGTTCAACATCCATTCCATCCGTAAGAAGGGCGACAGGTTTGCTGGCTATCTCAAGATCCTCACTGGAGTTGAACCACAG GTGAGAGATGAAGTATTTGACCGAGAGGAGAAGCTGTTCAGGGGTCTGGAGAAGGCCGTGAGGCAGCTGGTCAAGAATGTTCACTGTTACCTGCAGCAAACTCAG gagATGGTGTCTGTAGCTATCCAGAAAGTCCAGGACATGGAGAACATTGTTAAGGACCCAAACAAAAACGGCACAAATGGCTCATTGCACAATAATGGAAACGACCCCTATAAGCACTTT AAAGACAGTATGGAGCGCCTGGTCCtcgcccccctctcctccctgcagggCATGTTCACGGCCCCTCAGAAGCTCATCCAGAAACGTTACGACAAATTGCTGGATTACTGCAGCCGCCTTGAgcgctcctcctctttttcgtCCCCGTCATCCAccgcttcttcctctccttcgccGGTGTCGGAAGACCCGGCCGGTCCTGCCAGGAGGGACTACGAGGCCCTCAATGCCTTGCtcgtggaggagctgcagaggttcAACGTGGCCGCCCACACTATCCTGACCAACTGCGTGGTGTATCTGGCTGCGCTACTCAGGGAATTGATGGATAGTATATTACTCCGTGCTCCATCCATACAGCAGCTACCA GCCCCATTGTCAAACATCGGTGAAGTGCAGAACAGCATCATGGACGAGCTGAACAATCTGGCTTTCGTCAAAGACAATGCACAGAAGCTGATGGAACGCAAAGTCAGTTTTGAGAGGCAACGAGACAAGAAAGTAACG ATGACGGAGGTGCAGCATCAAACCGAGGAACAGCGGGCCTTGCTCCTGGCAGAGTACCCGCTGAACCGCCTGTACCAGCTGAAGAGGAAGTGTAACGGCTGCCAGGAGCAGGACCTCAGCCTGCTGGAGGGAGAACTGGTGGCCCTGCTGGAGGACACAGACCCATtaggcagcagcagccgctggCTGGTTCACACCGGAG GTACACAAGGCTACGTCTATTCCACATTCGTGAAGCAGTACAACCCTCTGAGGGCCTCGCAGCGGGCAGGCCAGATGGTCAAAGAGCAGCAGCCAgcgcagcagcaccagcagcagcagcagccgccaccTGCCATGGTGGAAGATGACTTCGATGACCTCAGCCTGTTTGTGTCAGGCAGTGGGAGCAGCAGCCTGCGCAGCTTCAACCTCACCACCACCGACAGCTGCTCGACGCTCTCCGGTCTACAGGGGGAGCCAGAGAGCCCAGAAGACCTGGAGGACACGTTGGACACAGAGGctcagcag TTTTACGCCGTGTATGCATTTCGAGCTCGCTGTGACCAGGAGCTGACCCTACAGGAGTACCAGCATGTCCGCATACTCCAGTTCTCTGACCTGGGAGGCAATAAGGATTGGTGGTTAGCTGAGGCTAACGGACAGAAGGGATACGTCCCTGCCAACTACCTCGGCAGGATGTCCTATGCCTAA
- the ints12 gene encoding integrator complex subunit 12: MAGPVSLELDPIFLKGLSYLHSKSKDSVEKLKALLDESLSRGSDSSYRSLQKDIEVSKVSVSKLSLSKQDSKSSSSSSSSSSSSGSSKSSSEKSKKEAEKRPPEKVRVDLAEVDPPKKPRLEKQENRSSPITVQKSNDLLSNINDYDETNADDFAMEMGLACVVCRQMTVTMGNQLVECQECHNLYHQDCHKPQVTDKEVNDPRLVWYCVRCTRQMKRMAQKPPQKPSPASASSAPVVKDTLLVKRTELKTKPDTTSTFQAFKRTEVKASTTSANPTSGSSSSSSGLTGWAAFGAKTSSSLPPSSKLGPSGPSGSNKTLTAPPGQKPVGLSGLVGAKSGLGGAKVPGGGNGNGSSQVPLKSPPPLTLGKQPLNRSSSGDNQGKSPASSGGGSPSSSQTSAGGNGNNGNGSKAAPGEKAPTSQESQLNAMKRLQLVKKKAAQKKLKK, translated from the exons ATGGCGGGACCTGTCAGCTTGGAGTTGGATCCCATCTTCCTGAAGGGCCTGAGTTACCTGCACTCCAAGAGCAAAGACTCGGTTGAGAAACTCAAAGCTTTATTAGACGAGTCCCTCTCGAGAGGAAGCGACTCATCTTACCGCTCTTTACAAAAA GATATAGAGGTGTCCAAGgtgtctgtgtcaaaactgagctTGAGTAAACAGGACTCCAAGTCCTCCTCGAGTTCCTCatcgtccagcagcagcagtggcagtaGCAAATCGAGCtcggaaaaaagcaaaaaagaggcagagaagagaCCCCCTGAGAag GTTAGGGTTGACTTGGCTGAGGTGGATCCGCCGAAAAAGCCTCGTTTGGAGAAACAGGAGAATCGTTCTTCTCCAATTACTGTTCAGAAGAGCAATGACCTCCTGTCTAACATTAACGACTACGATGAGACCAACGCAGATGACTTTGCCATGGAAATGGGCCTGGCCTGTGTGGTTTGCAG ACAAATGACAGTCACTATGGGGAACCAGTTGGTTGAGTGCCAAGAGTGCCATAATCTGTACCACCAGGACTGTCACAAGCCCCAGGTGACAGACAAGGAAGTCAATGACCCTCGGCTCGTGTGGTACTGTGTTCGCTGCACCAGGCAAATGAAACGAATG GCCCAGAAACCTCCACAGAAGCCGTCCCCTGCATCTGCATCGTCGGCGCCCGTTGTAAAAGACACGCTGCTGGTCAAAAGGACGGAGCTTAAAACCAAACCTGACACAACCAGCACCTTCCAAGCCTTCAAAAGAACAGAAGTGAAG GCATCCACAACATCAGCGAATCCCACCAGTGgtagctcctcctccagcagtggCCTTACAGGCTGGGCTGCGTTCGGCGCCAAGACgagctcttctcttcctcccagcTCCAAATTGGGTCCCTCGGGCCCAAGCGGGAGCAACAAGACCTTGACTGCTCCCCCTGGCCAGAAACCCGTAGGGTTGTCCGGGCTGGTTGGTGCAAAATCAGGACTTGGGGGTGCCAAGGTACCCGGTGGGGGCAACGGAAACGGCTCCAGCCAGGTGCCTCTGAAATCTCCTCCACCCCTGACTCTGGGTAAGCAGCCGCTGAACCGCTCATCGAGTGGTGACAACCAGGGGAAAAGCCCTGCCTCCTCTGGTGGGGGCTCCCCGAGCAGCTCCCAGACAAGTGCGGGAGGGAACGGGAACAATGGGAACGGGTCAAAGGCCGCACCAGGGGAGAAAGCGCCAACTTCTCAAGAGTCTCAGCTCAACGCCATGAAACGGTTACAACTGGTTAAAAAGAAAGCAGCACAGAAGAAACTGAAGAAAtga